A genomic segment from Nocardia cyriacigeorgica GUH-2 encodes:
- a CDS encoding phage holin family protein, which translates to MSVTQGGNGRDAHRDGSPHDPGRTVTAIPLSEVDPTATASFGTLVRDATEQVSTLVRAEVELAKAEVTGEIKKGLQGSVFFIVALTILLFSSFFFFFAVAETLDIWLYRWAAFWIVFALMVIATATFAFLGYRKVKKLRAPEKTIDSLKQTRSVLPSGLGAHGKHELTADKIAMDKPAR; encoded by the coding sequence GTGAGTGTCACACAGGGCGGTAACGGACGCGACGCGCATCGAGACGGCTCTCCGCACGATCCCGGACGTACCGTGACCGCGATCCCCCTGTCCGAGGTCGACCCGACCGCGACGGCGAGTTTCGGCACCCTGGTGCGCGATGCCACCGAACAGGTCTCGACGCTGGTGCGCGCCGAGGTGGAGCTGGCCAAGGCCGAGGTCACCGGCGAGATCAAGAAGGGCCTGCAGGGCAGCGTCTTCTTCATCGTCGCGCTGACCATCCTGCTGTTCAGCAGCTTCTTCTTCTTTTTCGCGGTCGCCGAAACCCTCGATATCTGGCTGTACCGGTGGGCGGCGTTCTGGATCGTGTTCGCGCTGATGGTGATCGCCACCGCCACCTTCGCCTTCCTCGGCTACCGCAAGGTCAAGAAGCTGCGCGCACCGGAGAAGACCATCGACTCGCTCAAGCAGACCCGCTCGGTGCTGCCCAGCGGGCTCGGCGCGCACGGCAAGCACGAGCTGACCGCCGACAAGATCGCCATGGACAAGCCCGCCCGCTGA
- the nhaA gene encoding Na+/H+ antiporter NhaA yields MITAARSELSRYLRTETVGGSLLLIAAAVALLWVNSPWGHAYETMTDTVLAIPPLHLELTLADWTKDGLLAVFFFVAGLELKRELVVGELADRKRAALPIIAAIGGVVTPAIIAYAIGYGVPGMDRGWAIPVATDIAFALAVLAMTGSRVPASARVFLLSLAVVDDLLAIILIAVLFTAGLSLLWLLAALACFGGWWLAQHRRIRTPLVYLPLALVAWYALHEAGVHPTLAGVGMGLLTRVRKDPGESEAPATRWEHLVQPISAGLCVPLFALFASGVPLNSSVFGDLFTERLPLAIIAGLLLGKTIGIMGSSWLAIRLGIAKRPAHLGYRDMFALSVLGAIGFTVSLLVAELALEDEAAVELAKAAILVTSMAASLAGSALLLRRGRVHQARRDARALEREQ; encoded by the coding sequence GTGATCACAGCGGCGCGCTCGGAGCTGTCCCGCTATCTACGCACCGAAACCGTCGGTGGCTCACTGCTTCTCATCGCGGCCGCGGTGGCGTTGCTGTGGGTGAACTCGCCGTGGGGCCACGCCTACGAGACGATGACCGACACGGTGCTGGCGATTCCGCCGCTGCACCTGGAACTCACCCTGGCCGACTGGACCAAGGACGGGCTGCTCGCGGTCTTCTTCTTCGTGGCCGGCCTCGAGCTCAAACGCGAACTCGTGGTTGGCGAGCTGGCCGACCGCAAACGCGCCGCCCTGCCGATCATCGCCGCCATCGGCGGTGTGGTCACCCCCGCGATCATCGCCTACGCCATCGGCTACGGCGTGCCGGGCATGGACCGCGGCTGGGCCATCCCGGTCGCCACCGATATCGCGTTCGCGCTGGCGGTACTGGCCATGACCGGCTCCCGAGTGCCGGCCAGCGCCAGGGTCTTCCTGCTGAGCCTGGCCGTGGTCGACGACCTGCTGGCCATCATCCTGATCGCGGTGCTGTTCACCGCCGGGCTGTCGCTGCTGTGGCTGCTGGCCGCGCTGGCCTGCTTCGGCGGCTGGTGGCTGGCCCAGCACCGGCGCATCCGCACCCCGCTGGTGTACCTGCCGCTGGCCCTGGTGGCCTGGTACGCGCTACACGAGGCGGGCGTGCATCCGACGCTGGCCGGGGTGGGTATGGGCCTGCTGACGCGAGTCCGCAAGGATCCCGGCGAATCCGAAGCGCCCGCCACCCGATGGGAACATCTGGTGCAGCCGATCTCGGCGGGGCTGTGCGTGCCGCTGTTCGCGCTGTTCGCCTCCGGAGTCCCGTTGAACTCCAGCGTCTTCGGCGACCTGTTCACCGAGCGGCTGCCGCTGGCCATCATCGCCGGACTGCTGCTGGGCAAGACCATCGGCATCATGGGCTCGAGCTGGCTGGCGATCCGGCTCGGCATCGCCAAACGCCCCGCGCACCTCGGATATCGCGATATGTTCGCCCTGTCGGTGCTCGGCGCGATCGGCTTCACCGTTAGCCTGCTGGTGGCGGAACTCGCGCTGGAGGACGAAGCCGCCGTGGAATTGGCCAAGGCCGCGATCTTGGTGACCTCTATGGCGGCATCCCTGGCCGGTTCGGCGCTACTGTTGCGGCGTGGGCGTGTCCACCAGGCGCGGCGAGACGCGCGTGCGCTAGAACGAGAACAATGA
- the acs gene encoding acetate--CoA ligase: MTETTADHQDSYPPSAEFAAAANADAEIYRRAEADREGFWAEQAGRLHWHQPWSQVLDWSDAPVAKWFADGKLNVAFNCLDRHVLDGHGDQVAIHWEGEPGDSRAITYNELLAEVGRAANYLTELGLEAGDRVAIYMPMIPEAIVSMLACARLGLTHSVVFAGFSPSALRQRVDDARARLIITTDGQWRRGKPAPLKEAVDEALYAKGDVPHSVEHVLVVRRTNVEVPWTEGRDLWWHETVAQASPEHEAQAFDAEHPLFILYTSGTTGKPKGILHTSGGYLTQTAYTHHYVFDHKPGADVYWCTADIGWVTGHSYIVYGPLANRATQVVYEGTPNFPDEHRHWQIIEKYGVTIYYTAPTLIRTFMKWGREIPDAHDLSSIRVLGSVGEPINPEAWRWYREVIGSGSAPIVDTWWQTETGSIMISPLPGVTAAKPGAAMTPLPGISAKVVDEEGAIVRPAGDSAVVGYLVLDQPWPSMLRGIWGDMERYKATYWERYAEQGWYFAGDGAKLDADGDLWVLGRVDDVMNVSGHRISTAEVESALVGHAGVAEAAVVGASDETTGQGIVAFVILTAEAKDTGDELVSELKAEVAREISPIARPREIHVVPELPKTRSGKIMRRLLRDVAEGRELGDTSTLVDPNVFEAIRASRT; encoded by the coding sequence ATGACCGAAACCACCGCCGATCACCAGGACTCGTACCCGCCCAGCGCGGAGTTCGCCGCCGCCGCGAACGCCGATGCCGAGATCTATCGCCGCGCCGAGGCCGACCGCGAAGGCTTCTGGGCCGAGCAGGCCGGCCGTCTGCATTGGCATCAGCCGTGGAGCCAGGTGCTGGACTGGTCGGACGCTCCGGTCGCCAAATGGTTCGCCGACGGCAAGCTCAATGTGGCCTTCAACTGCCTCGACCGGCATGTGCTCGACGGCCACGGCGATCAGGTCGCCATCCACTGGGAGGGCGAACCGGGCGATTCCCGCGCCATCACCTATAACGAGCTGCTGGCCGAGGTCGGCCGGGCGGCCAACTACCTCACCGAACTCGGTCTCGAGGCCGGTGACCGGGTCGCCATCTACATGCCGATGATCCCCGAGGCCATCGTGTCGATGCTGGCCTGCGCGCGACTCGGGCTCACCCATTCGGTGGTCTTCGCCGGCTTCTCCCCCTCGGCGCTGCGCCAGCGCGTCGACGACGCCAGGGCCCGGCTGATCATCACCACCGACGGCCAGTGGCGGCGCGGTAAGCCCGCACCGCTGAAGGAGGCCGTCGACGAGGCGCTCTACGCCAAGGGCGATGTACCACACAGCGTCGAGCACGTGCTGGTGGTGCGCCGCACCAACGTCGAGGTGCCGTGGACCGAGGGCCGGGACCTGTGGTGGCACGAGACCGTCGCGCAGGCCTCCCCCGAACACGAAGCCCAGGCATTCGACGCCGAACACCCGCTGTTCATCCTCTACACCTCCGGCACCACCGGAAAACCCAAAGGCATCCTGCACACCAGCGGCGGCTACCTCACCCAGACCGCCTACACCCACCACTACGTCTTCGACCACAAACCCGGCGCCGACGTCTACTGGTGCACCGCCGACATCGGCTGGGTCACCGGCCACAGCTACATCGTCTACGGCCCCCTCGCCAACCGCGCCACCCAGGTCGTCTACGAGGGCACGCCGAACTTCCCCGATGAGCACCGGCACTGGCAGATCATCGAAAAGTACGGCGTCACCATCTATTACACGGCGCCCACGCTGATCCGCACGTTCATGAAGTGGGGTCGCGAGATCCCCGACGCGCACGATCTGTCCTCGATCCGGGTGCTGGGTTCGGTCGGTGAGCCGATCAATCCGGAGGCCTGGCGGTGGTACCGCGAGGTCATCGGCTCCGGTAGCGCGCCGATCGTGGACACCTGGTGGCAGACCGAGACCGGGTCGATCATGATCTCGCCGCTGCCCGGCGTCACCGCGGCCAAGCCGGGTGCTGCCATGACCCCGCTGCCCGGGATCTCGGCGAAGGTCGTCGACGAAGAGGGCGCCATCGTGCGCCCCGCCGGTGATTCGGCCGTGGTCGGCTATCTCGTGCTCGACCAGCCGTGGCCGTCCATGCTGCGCGGCATCTGGGGCGATATGGAGCGGTACAAGGCCACCTACTGGGAGCGCTACGCCGAACAGGGCTGGTACTTCGCCGGTGACGGCGCCAAGCTCGACGCCGACGGCGACCTGTGGGTGCTCGGCCGCGTCGACGACGTCATGAACGTCTCCGGGCACCGCATCTCCACCGCCGAGGTCGAATCCGCCCTGGTCGGGCATGCCGGTGTGGCCGAGGCCGCGGTGGTCGGGGCCAGCGATGAGACCACCGGGCAGGGCATCGTCGCGTTCGTCATCCTCACCGCCGAAGCCAAGGACACCGGCGATGAACTGGTGAGCGAGCTCAAGGCCGAGGTGGCCAGGGAGATCAGCCCGATCGCGCGGCCGCGAGAGATCCATGTGGTACCCGAACTGCCCAAGACCCGCAGCGGCAAGATCATGCGCCGGCTGCTGCGCGATGTGGCCGAAGGCCGCGAACTGGGCGACACCTCGACGCTGGTGGATCCGAACGTCTTCGAGGCGATCCGGGCCTCGCGCACCTGA
- a CDS encoding peptide ABC transporter substrate-binding protein: MRIPAWLATVVLALLCVATLPACTITPALGDSIAVNGSEPQNPLVPSNTNENGGGRIVDRLFAGLRRIDAAGRLHDEVAQSIETTDQQHYLIRLKPGWTFSDGSPVTAHSFVDAWNFGALITNAQLQSYTYEPIVGFDDVQADPPRAQTMSGLRVLDDLTFTVDLKAPTIDFRTRLAYAPFYPLPEVAFDDIEAFGQRPIGNGPYRFADGDAWQHDVKLDLVPNESYRGGRPAKNKGLTFVFYSNFDAAYSDLLAGNLDVLDTVPPSALTVVDDDLGERAVSAPTAQSQWIGTQPGLPHFDGEEGRLRRHAISMAIQRERIGDKIFRGTRKPARDYTSRVLPGYNPNLPGSEVLEYNPERARELWAQADEISPWSGRFEIAYNADGGHQAWIDAVANSIKNTLGIEAVGAALPTFKQLRDHVTERTIGKAFRSGWQGDYPTMLQFLEPGFLSNSATNDFDYHNPEFDALIAAAEAAPSEERSWELVGQAQTVLLHDLPTIPVFDYVNSAGYSERVRNVAFAWNGLADFENIELRPAAGE; encoded by the coding sequence ATGCGGATTCCGGCCTGGCTCGCGACTGTGGTGCTGGCCCTGCTGTGCGTCGCGACCCTGCCCGCCTGCACCATCACCCCGGCCCTCGGCGATTCCATCGCGGTCAACGGCAGCGAACCGCAGAACCCGCTGGTGCCGTCGAATACCAATGAGAACGGCGGCGGCCGCATCGTCGACCGGCTCTTCGCCGGGTTGCGCCGCATCGACGCCGCGGGTCGGCTGCACGACGAGGTCGCCCAATCCATCGAGACCACCGACCAGCAGCACTACCTGATCAGGCTGAAGCCCGGCTGGACCTTCAGCGATGGTTCCCCGGTCACCGCGCACTCGTTCGTCGACGCGTGGAATTTCGGCGCACTGATCACCAACGCGCAGTTGCAGAGCTACACCTACGAGCCGATCGTCGGCTTCGACGACGTACAGGCCGATCCACCACGCGCGCAGACGATGTCGGGGCTGCGGGTGCTCGACGACCTCACCTTCACCGTCGATCTGAAGGCGCCGACCATCGACTTCCGCACCCGGCTGGCCTACGCGCCGTTCTATCCGCTGCCCGAGGTGGCGTTCGACGACATCGAGGCCTTCGGACAGCGCCCGATCGGCAATGGCCCGTACCGCTTCGCCGACGGCGACGCCTGGCAGCACGATGTGAAGCTGGACCTGGTGCCCAACGAGAGCTACCGGGGCGGGCGCCCGGCCAAGAACAAGGGCCTGACCTTCGTGTTCTACTCCAACTTCGACGCCGCCTATTCGGATCTGCTGGCCGGCAACCTCGATGTGCTCGATACCGTCCCGCCCAGTGCGCTCACCGTCGTCGACGACGATCTCGGCGAGCGCGCCGTCTCCGCGCCCACCGCGCAGAGCCAGTGGATCGGCACCCAGCCCGGCCTACCGCATTTCGACGGTGAGGAGGGCAGGTTGCGCCGCCACGCCATCTCCATGGCCATTCAGCGGGAACGCATCGGCGACAAGATCTTTCGCGGTACCCGCAAACCCGCGCGCGACTACACCTCGCGGGTGCTGCCCGGCTACAACCCGAATCTGCCCGGCTCCGAGGTCCTCGAATACAACCCCGAGCGAGCGCGTGAGTTGTGGGCGCAGGCCGATGAGATCTCGCCCTGGAGCGGACGATTCGAGATCGCCTACAACGCCGACGGCGGCCATCAGGCCTGGATCGACGCGGTGGCCAACAGCATCAAGAACACCCTGGGCATCGAAGCGGTCGGCGCCGCCCTGCCGACCTTCAAGCAGCTGCGCGACCACGTCACCGAGCGGACCATCGGCAAGGCGTTCCGGTCCGGCTGGCAGGGCGATTATCCGACCATGTTGCAGTTCCTCGAACCGGGCTTCCTCAGCAACTCCGCCACCAACGATTTCGACTATCACAACCCGGAATTCGACGCGCTGATCGCCGCCGCGGAGGCCGCGCCGTCCGAGGAGCGGTCCTGGGAGCTGGTCGGGCAGGCGCAGACGGTGCTGCTGCACGACCTGCCGACCATCCCGGTCTTCGACTACGTGAACTCCGCCGGGTACTCCGAGCGGGTGCGCAATGTCGCCTTCGCCTGGAACGGCCTGGCCGACTTCGAGAACATCGAACTGCGCCCAGCCGCCGGAGAATGA
- a CDS encoding ABC transporter permease — translation MAWYVVRRLLQMIPVFFGATLLIYFLIFKVSGGSVAALAGERTLTPALEAQLQARYHLDRPFIVQYLYYLKGIFTFDLGTSFSGRPVSEELARAFPITFRLALLAVLFEAVFGVFFGVIAGLRKGKLFDSTMLVASLIVIAVPVFVLAFLAQYLFGIEWGIAPVTVGADASFTRLIVPAMVLGALSFAYVLRLTRSSVVENRDADYVRTATAKGLSRRRVVVVHILRNSLIPVVTFIGADLGALMGGAIVTEGIFNIPGVGGTLYQAVVRGEAPTVVSFVTVLIVVFLLANLIVDLLYAALDPRIRYA, via the coding sequence ATGGCCTGGTACGTCGTGCGGCGGCTGTTGCAGATGATCCCGGTGTTCTTCGGCGCGACCCTGCTCATCTACTTCCTGATCTTCAAGGTCTCCGGCGGCTCGGTCGCCGCCCTGGCCGGTGAGCGCACGCTGACGCCGGCGCTGGAAGCCCAGTTGCAGGCCCGCTACCACCTGGACCGGCCCTTCATCGTGCAGTACCTATACTACCTGAAGGGCATTTTCACCTTCGATCTCGGCACCTCGTTCTCCGGCCGTCCGGTCAGCGAAGAACTCGCGCGCGCCTTCCCGATCACCTTCCGGCTGGCCCTGCTCGCGGTGCTGTTCGAGGCGGTGTTCGGGGTGTTCTTCGGCGTTATCGCCGGATTGCGCAAGGGCAAGCTGTTCGATTCGACGATGCTGGTGGCCAGCCTGATCGTGATCGCGGTGCCGGTGTTCGTGCTCGCCTTCCTCGCCCAGTATCTGTTCGGCATCGAATGGGGGATCGCGCCGGTGACCGTCGGCGCCGATGCCAGTTTCACCCGGCTGATCGTGCCGGCGATGGTGCTCGGCGCACTGTCGTTCGCCTACGTCCTGCGCTTGACCCGCAGTTCGGTGGTGGAGAACCGGGACGCCGACTATGTGCGAACCGCCACCGCGAAAGGGTTGTCGCGCCGGCGCGTCGTGGTGGTGCACATTCTGCGCAATTCGCTGATCCCGGTGGTCACCTTCATCGGTGCCGACCTCGGCGCGCTGATGGGCGGGGCCATCGTCACCGAGGGCATCTTCAATATCCCCGGCGTCGGCGGCACGCTCTACCAGGCGGTGGTGCGCGGCGAGGCGCCGACGGTGGTCTCCTTCGTGACGGTGCTGATCGTGGTGTTCCTGCTGGCCAACCTGATCGTCGACCTGCTGTACGCGGCGCTCGATCCACGGATCCGCTATGCGTGA
- a CDS encoding ABC transporter permease, with protein sequence MADEGARARPGQQRWVAPADEVSVDAVDRVRVAGTPRGFWGEAWRGLRRNPLFLVSVAIIVLVVLLALFPGLFTDQDPRYCVVDNSLLPPSSEHWFGFDLQGCDIYARTVYGARASVLTGVGASLLFVAIGATLGALAGFYGGLLDSIISRISEIVYAVPLMLAAIVVMQLSQRRTIALVIVILAGFTWPQVARIARGAVIAAKNSEYVLAARALGVSRFRTLLRHVLPNSLGPIIVVTTIWLGVFIVTEATLSFLGVGLPPTEVSWGADIATGQQQLRGGSLILFYPATALALTVLGFIMLGDALSDALDPKSRRRRA encoded by the coding sequence ATGGCCGACGAGGGTGCGCGAGCCCGTCCGGGGCAGCAGCGCTGGGTCGCGCCCGCCGACGAGGTCTCCGTCGATGCGGTCGACCGGGTGCGCGTGGCCGGCACGCCGCGCGGGTTCTGGGGTGAGGCCTGGCGCGGGCTGCGGCGCAATCCGCTGTTCCTGGTGTCGGTGGCGATCATCGTGCTGGTGGTGCTGCTGGCGCTGTTCCCCGGGCTGTTCACCGACCAGGACCCGCGCTACTGCGTGGTCGACAACAGTCTGCTGCCGCCCAGCTCCGAGCACTGGTTCGGGTTCGATCTGCAGGGCTGCGATATCTACGCGCGCACCGTCTACGGCGCGCGGGCGTCGGTGCTGACCGGCGTCGGCGCGTCGCTGCTGTTCGTCGCGATCGGAGCCACGCTCGGCGCGCTGGCCGGTTTCTACGGCGGGCTGCTGGACTCGATCATCTCCCGGATCTCGGAAATCGTGTACGCAGTGCCGCTGATGCTGGCCGCGATCGTCGTCATGCAACTGTCGCAGCGCCGGACCATCGCGCTGGTGATCGTCATCCTGGCCGGATTCACCTGGCCGCAGGTGGCGCGGATCGCGCGCGGTGCCGTCATCGCGGCCAAGAACAGCGAATACGTGCTGGCGGCGCGCGCGCTGGGAGTGTCGCGATTCCGGACGCTGCTGCGGCACGTGCTGCCGAACTCGCTGGGTCCGATCATCGTGGTGACCACCATCTGGCTGGGTGTTTTCATCGTCACCGAGGCGACCCTGTCGTTCCTCGGGGTCGGGTTGCCGCCCACGGAGGTGTCCTGGGGCGCCGATATCGCGACCGGCCAGCAGCAGTTGCGCGGCGGTTCGCTGATCCTGTTCTATCCCGCCACGGCGCTGGCACTGACGGTGCTCGGCTTCATCATGCTCGGCGACGCGCTCAGCGATGCCCTCGATCCGAAATCCCGCAGGAGGCGAGCATGA
- a CDS encoding ABC transporter ATP-binding protein, whose translation MSAAVDTGEPPLLEIRDLHVAFGSGDDRVDAVRGVDLTVYPGQTVAIVGESGSGKSTTAHAVIGLLPSGGRVVSGEIRFDGRDLAAAPESELVGVRGNGIGFVPQDPMSNLNPVWKIGFQITETLTANGIARGTQARERAAELLREAGIPDPEHRMNQYPHELSGGLRQRALIAIGLSGRPDLLIADEPTSALDVTVQRQILDHIDELTAELGTAMLLITHDLGLAAERAEHLVVMYRGRVVESGPALEILRDPRHEYTRRLVESAPSLAVGRRSVRVARARVREQAVEVAEQPDDVVGEEILVVDKLTKRYRIRGSVPWKSTELLAADEVGFRMRRGTTTAIVGESGSGKSTVAQMVLGLLEPTSGTVTFDGADVAELSRKSPLTFRRRVQPIFQNPYGSLDPMYSIHRTLTEPLRTHGIGNRAERDARVRDLLDKVALPADVLTRYPNELSGGQRQRVAIARALTLEPELVVCDEAVSALDVLVQAQILDLLNDLQAELGLSYLFITHDLAVVRQIADEVLVMCAGRVVEAAPTDAVFDNPREDYTRRLLDAIPGRGLLVS comes from the coding sequence ATGAGTGCCGCAGTCGACACCGGCGAACCGCCTCTGCTCGAGATCCGTGATCTGCACGTGGCTTTCGGCTCCGGCGACGACCGCGTCGACGCCGTGCGCGGTGTCGATCTGACGGTCTATCCCGGCCAGACCGTGGCTATCGTCGGGGAGTCCGGATCCGGCAAATCGACCACCGCGCATGCGGTGATCGGGCTGCTGCCCAGCGGCGGCCGGGTGGTGTCGGGGGAGATCCGGTTCGACGGCCGAGACCTGGCGGCGGCGCCGGAATCGGAGCTGGTCGGCGTGCGCGGCAACGGCATCGGCTTCGTGCCACAGGATCCGATGTCGAATCTGAACCCGGTCTGGAAGATCGGCTTCCAGATCACCGAAACCCTGACCGCCAACGGGATCGCGCGAGGTACGCAGGCGCGCGAACGGGCCGCCGAACTATTGCGGGAGGCCGGAATTCCGGATCCGGAGCACCGGATGAACCAGTATCCGCACGAGCTGTCCGGTGGGCTGCGGCAGCGGGCGCTGATCGCCATCGGATTGTCCGGCCGGCCCGATCTGCTCATCGCCGACGAGCCGACCTCCGCGCTCGACGTCACCGTGCAGCGGCAGATCCTCGACCACATCGACGAGCTCACCGCGGAGCTGGGCACCGCGATGTTGTTGATCACCCACGACCTCGGCCTGGCCGCCGAACGGGCCGAGCATCTGGTGGTGATGTATCGCGGCCGGGTGGTGGAATCCGGTCCGGCGCTGGAGATCCTGCGCGATCCACGGCACGAATACACGCGCAGGCTGGTGGAGTCGGCGCCGTCGCTGGCGGTCGGGCGGCGGTCGGTGCGGGTGGCGCGGGCCCGGGTACGGGAGCAGGCCGTTGAAGTTGCCGAGCAGCCGGATGACGTTGTGGGCGAGGAGATCCTGGTGGTCGACAAGCTCACCAAGCGGTACCGGATCCGTGGCTCGGTGCCGTGGAAATCGACCGAACTGCTCGCCGCCGACGAGGTCGGCTTCCGGATGCGGCGCGGGACCACCACGGCCATCGTCGGTGAATCCGGCTCCGGCAAGTCCACCGTCGCCCAGATGGTGCTCGGGCTGCTCGAGCCGACGTCGGGGACGGTGACCTTCGACGGCGCCGATGTCGCCGAGCTGAGCCGCAAGTCGCCCTTGACGTTCCGTCGGCGGGTGCAGCCGATCTTCCAGAACCCGTACGGCTCGCTCGACCCCATGTACTCGATCCATCGCACCCTCACCGAACCGCTGCGCACCCATGGCATCGGCAACCGCGCCGAACGCGACGCCCGAGTGCGCGACCTGCTGGACAAGGTGGCGTTGCCGGCCGATGTGCTGACGCGGTATCCGAACGAGCTGTCCGGCGGTCAACGTCAACGGGTGGCCATCGCCCGCGCGCTCACCCTCGAGCCGGAGCTGGTGGTCTGCGACGAGGCGGTCTCGGCGCTGGACGTGCTGGTCCAGGCGCAGATCCTGGATCTGCTCAACGACCTGCAAGCCGAACTCGGGCTGTCGTATCTGTTCATCACCCACGATCTGGCCGTCGTCCGGCAGATCGCCGACGAGGTCCTGGTGATGTGCGCGGGCCGGGTCGTCGAGGCCGCACCCACCGACGCGGTGTTCGACAATCCGCGCGAGGACTACACCCGCCGCCTGCTCGACGCCATTCCCGGCCGGGGCCTGCTGGTGAGCTGA